The window CGCCCGTCCTGCGGCTGCTGAGGACCGGGGCCGCCACGACAGAGGGCACCAAGGCGTAGCCCCGGCGCCGGTACGCCAGGCATCCGACAGATTTCTCGTCCCACCCAAGACGGGACAACTCCACCCAAAAGGAAAGGCACTTTTCGTGCGTAACACCGTCAAGTTCACCACCGCCGCTCTCGCCGCCGGGGCCCTCACCCTCGGGCTCACCGCCTGCGGCGCGGACAAGGACGACAACGCGTCCGACACGAGCGGCCCGCTGGTGGTCGCCGCCAGCCCGACCCCGCACGCGGACATCCTCGGCTTCGTGAAGGACCATCTGGCGAAGGACGCGGGCCTGGAGCTGGAGGTCAAGGAGTTCAGCGACTACGTCCTGCAGAACCCGGCGACGCAGGACGGGTCCGTCGACGCCAACTACTTCCAGAACCAGCCCTACCTCGACGACTACAACAAGAAGAACGGCACCAGCATCGTGCCCGTCGTCACCGTCCACCTGGAACCGCTCGGCCTCTACTCCCGCAAGGTCAAGAGCAAGGACGGCCTCAAGAGCGGCGCGACCATCGCCGTACCCAACGACACGGTCAACGAGGCGCGTGCCCTCAAGCTCCTCGACTCCGCCGGGATCATCACCCTCAAGGAGGGGGTCGGCACCGACGCGACCCCCGCCGACATCACCGCGAACCCGAAGAAGCTCACGTTCAAGGAACTGGAGGCGGCCCAGACCCCGCGCTCCCTGGACGACGTCGACGCCGCGGTGATCAACGGCAACTACGCCCTCGAAGCGGACCTCTCGCCCGCCGACGACGCCCTCGCCGTGGAGCCCGCCAAGAACAATCCGAACGGCAACTTCCTCGCCGTCAAGGAGGGCAGCGAGGACGACCCGCGCGTGAAGAAGCTCGCCAAGCTCCTCACCTCCGACGAGGTACGGAAGTTCATCGAGGACAAGTGGAGCAACGGCTCCGTCCTCCCGTCCTTCTGACGGCTCCGCCGGCCGGCTCGCCGGCACGTATACGGCGTATCGCCACGCATGGGGTCCGCTCTCTCACGGGGTGGGGGTACCCCCACGCCCTTCGGGCAGTGGGGGAGGGCCCCATGGTGCGATTGAGTGCTTACATGCTGCATGCTGGGCAGTTCGGCAGGCTCTCAAAGTTCTCGAGCGTTACGGAGCGGCGCATGATGAGCACCTTTCCCGACATCTCCATCAACACGGATCGGTTGGTTCTGCGCCCGTTCGACGAGGACGACATCCAGGCGTTCACCGAGATGATGAACGACGAACAGGTGATGGCCTGGACCGATGTCCCGCAGCCCTTCACCGAACGCGAGGCGCGTACCTGGATCACCGAGTACGCGCCCACCGAACGCACCTCGGGACGCGGCCTCGACCTCGCGGTCACCGAGTTCCTCACCCAGCGCCTGGTCGGCGTCATCCAGTTGACGAAAACCGACTGGCACGTGCGTGCGACGGAACTCTCGTACGTCGTCGCCCCCTGGGCCCGCGGTGAGGGCTACGCCTCCGAGGCCGCCCTCGCCACCGCCCAATGGCTGTTCCGTGAGCAGAAGTTCGAACGCATCGAGCTGCGCACGGCCGCCGACAACACCGCCTCCCAGCAGGTCGCCCAGAAGATCGGCTGTATCAGCGAGGGCGTGCTGCGCAACGCCTGTATAGCGCGCACCCGCACCGCCGAGGACGGCTGGACCGAGGTCCGCACGGACTTCATCGTCTGGAGCCTCCTCCCGGAGGACATCGAGGGCGTCAGCCAGGAACTGGCCGACAGCGGCGGCTACGGGGCCTACTCGGACTGGAACTGAACCACCCACGGGCACACGCGCGGCCGCGAACCCGGCCGCCGGGGCCCACGACGTCACCAGGTAGTCTCACGGGACCCCGTGCGGGCATTCCCGACGACCTGCGAAGACCCTCTGGAGACTGACGACGATGGCCGACCGGGTCACCGTGATCGGCTGGGACGGCTCCCCCCTGACCGCCGCGGCACGCTCCGCCCTCGCCGCCGCCACACTGGTGGCCGGCGCGGCCCACCACCTCGCACTGCCCGAGGTGCCCCCGCCCGCCGAACGCATCCGTCTCGGCAGCGTCGCCCTCGCCGCCCGCCGCATCGCCGGCCATCGGGGCACCGCCGTGGTCCTCGCCGACGGCGACCCGGGCTTCTTCGGTGTCGTGCGCACTCTCAGGTCCCCCGAGTTCGGCCTGGAGGTCGAGGTCGTCCCCGGCGTCTCCTCCGTGGCCGCCGCCTTCGCCCGCGCGGGCATGCCCTGGGACGACGCGGAGGTCGTCGTCGCCCACCGCCGTACGCTGCGCCGCGCGGTGAACGTGTGCCGCGCCCACACCAAGGTCGCCGTCCTCACCTCGCCCGGCGCCGGACCCGCCGAACTCGGCCTGCTCCTCGACGGAGTGCACCGCACCTTCGTGGTCTGCGAGGAACTCGGCACGGAACGCGAGCGGGTCACCGTCCTCACCTCCGACAAGGCCGTCGACCGCACCTGGCGCGACCCCAACCTCGTCATCGTCATCGGCGGCCACGCGAGCGCGGCCGAGGGCGGCGGCTGGCTCGCCGGGCGCGACCCCGGCGGCGGACCGCGCGGCTGGGCCCTGCCCTCCGCCGTCTACGGCGGCGCCCTGGGCGAGGGCGAGGCCGAACTGCTGCGCTCCTCCCAACTGGCCCGCCTGGGACCGCGCGTGGGCGACCTCGTCTGGGACATCGGCTCCGGCAGCGGCGCCTTCGCCACCGAGGCCGCCCGCTGCGGCGCCGCCGTCATCGCCGTCGACCGCGACCCCGAGGCCTGCGGCCGCACGACCCTGGCCGCCCGCCGCTTCGGCGTCCAGCTCCAGGTGGTCCACGGCGCCGCCCCGCACGTCCTGGAGAACCTCCCCGAACCCGACGTCGTACGCGTCGGCGGTGGGGGAGCGGCCGTGGTGTCCGCCGTCGCCGACCGCCGCCCCCGGTGCATCGTCACCCACGCCCTGACCCGCCCCGCCGCCGAGCGCGTGGGACGGGACCTGAACGAGCACGGGTACGAGGTCCGCTGCGACTTCGTCCAGTCCGTGGAACTCGATACAAGGGCCTGGACGGAGCGGGAACGAAGCGTCGCCTTCCTGCTCAGCGGGACCCTGCCCGAACATTCCCTGTGATCCGGTTGTCGTACCGGCGCGGTAAGCTGGCGGACTGTTGTACCGCACTTCGACATCCGGCACTTCGTCGGTCAATGTCCTAAAAGCACGCCCGTTTTGAGGGCGTGTGTGGTACGGCGAAACGGGGAGGACGCGCAACGTGGCGCAGTCCACAGCGGACCGGCGCGGATCAAGCTGTCGCGACGGGGGGACGACCGGGACAATGGCCCTTCAATGGCTTTGTCGACATGCAGCCGGGTCGTCACGTGCCGCTGGGCACGCACGCTCGTTCTTCACAGTGGGGCGGTAGGTGCGCCGTCCCGGGCCAGCTGGCATGGAGGCACTAACCGATGGGCGAGGGGTACGCATGACCGACACCGGCCAGGTCCCGGGCGAGGGACTGCCGGAGAGCGCAGGCATGGTGGAGCAGCCGGGCGTCCCTGCGCCGGGTGCGTACACCTACCTCTCCGAGACCGCCGCCGAGGACGAAGACCTTCTGCTGCCGGGTGCCCAGGGCGCGTGGGGCAACGAGATGCCGCCGCCCGCGCCCGAGCCCGTGGTCCAGGTCGTCCACGAACCCGTCCACGAGCCGGGCCCGCACGAGATGTCCGGCCGGGACAGCGGCTCGCTCGACCTCGGCGCCGTCCGTACGCCCGTCGCGACCCCCGTCCCGCAGCCGCCGGTGGCCCGTCGGCCCCTGCATCTCGGCCCGCCCACCCCCGACGCCTCCGCCAGCCCGGTCCGCTCCCTCGCCGACCGCGGCCCGGCCGGTGCCCCCGTCCCACCCGGCGCCGGGCGCCACTCCGGCCCGCCCACCATGGGCCCCGAGTATCTCGACGTGCCCCAGCAGCCCGTGTCGCAGTGGGTCGGGGCCCCTGCCCAGGCCGCCCCCGGGGTCGTCGCCGGGGGAGCGGCCGCAGAAACGGTCGTTCCGCAGGAGGCGCAGCTTTCCGTGGCGGTGGCGGAGACACCGCTGAGCGAGGAGGCGCCGCAGTCCGCCGACGCGCCGGAGGAGATCCAGGACGCCGAGGCCCTGCACCAGGCCCAGGACGCCGCGTACGCCCTGGCCCAGGAGGCCGCGGCCGCGCAGTTCCGCAACCCGGAAGCCGTGGGGACGCCGGTCGCCGCGCAGTTCCAGGCCCCGGAGGCGGTCGAGCCCCGGACTGAGGCCCCGGAGGTCCCGGAGGCCGTGGACGCGCCGGTCGCCGCCGAGGAGCAGTTGCCCGGCGAGGCCGAGGCGCCCGCCGCCGAGCAGGCCGAGGTCTCAGAGGCGCCCGAGGCGCAGGCTCACGCCCCGGAGGCGGCCGAGGCACCGGCCCCCGTCGACACCGAGGTGCCCGAACCGGCCGAGGTGCCCGAACCGGCCGAGGTGCCGGCTGCTGTGCGGGAAGAGGCCCCCGCGGCCGTCGACGCGCCTCCGGCCCCCGAGGCCGCCGAGATCGCGTCCGGCGTCGAGCACCCGCAGGCCGTGGCTCCGCAGGCGGTGGCTCCGCAGGCCACCGACCCGGTGGAGGCGGCACCCGAGGCGCAGGCCTTCGACGAGGCCGCGCCCGTCGACCCGGCCCAGCAGACGCCGGACGCGACGGCCCTCCCTCCGGCCGCCCAGGACTCAGAGCCGGTCCCGGTCCAGACCGCCGCCGAGCCCCAGGGCCTGCCTCAGGTCCCGCAGGAGCCCGAGGCGGCCACCGCGCCCGGCGACGCGTCCGCTCCGGCCGCGCTCGACGAGGCGGAGACGCTGCCGCCGGCGGACCACGCCGGGCCCGCGGTGTCCGTCGTGCCCGTAGCGCCCGTGCCGGCCGACGAGGCCGTGGCGGAGGACATGATCGAAGCGCAGGACACCGAGCAGCCCGCCGAGCAGCACGCAGCCCCCGGGCCGCAGGCGCCGACCGACGAGGCCGATGCCCAGGCGGCCCCCGCCGCGCCCGCCGAGGAGCCCCCCGCTTCCCCGCAGGAGCCCGCCGCCGAGAACGTCACGGACACCGCTGCGGAGCCCGCCCCTGCGCAGGAGCCCCAGCAGCCGGTGAAACCGCCGGTCGCCGAGGAGCCCCAGCAGCTCACGGAGACCGCGGCGGTCCCGACGCCGGACGTCCCCGCGGAGGGCGCGCCCGAAACCGGAGCCGCGGACTCCCGGCCGCTGGAGCCCGTACAGCCGGAACCCGGGCCCGTACCGCAGGACCCGCAGGCCACCGAGCCGGTCGCACTCGTAGCGGACCAGGACCAGGACCAGAACCAGCACCAACCCGAGCACCGGAGCGAGGCCCAGGACCGCAGCGAGCAGGACGACCAGGACCGGAACGAGGAAGCGGAGCAGTCGGCAGCCGAACAGGCCGCCGCCGACACCGTTCCGCAGCCGGAGACCCCGCAGGCACCCGTCCCCGCCGAAGCCGTCGTCGAGCCCGAGGTCACGTACGTGAACGCGGCGGACCGGTCGGCCGGCGGTACGGATGCCCAGGAGCCCACGCCTTCGGACGAGGCGACCGTCGAGGCTCCGGCCGAGCCCGCGGCCGACTCCGCGGCCGTGACCCGCGAGATCGCGGACCCCCCGGCTGCCGAGCCGTCCACGGCCGAGGCTCCGATTCCCGCGGCCGCCGCGATCGACGCCCCCCAGGGCGCGGTGATCCAGCCCCCGGCCGAGCCCGCGTCGGACACCCCGCTCGCCGGCACCACCGAGGAGCCCGCAACCGGCGCCGGTCGTACGCCGGCCCCGTTCGTGCCCCTCCTCGGCTCCGTGCCGACCGCCCCGCACCCGGCCACGACCCCGCCCCACGGGATGGTGGTCCCGCCGCTGTCGGAGCAGGACCGGGCGACCCCCGTCGCCGCCGAGTTCCCGCCGACCGAGGGCCAGACGGAACCGGCCGGGACCGGGCCCGCGGTCCCGGCGCCCCGGGACTCCGAGGCCGAGACGGTGCTCGTGCCGCAGCCGCTCGCGGCGACCGGCGCGGACCCGGAGGTCGTCCAGAGCGCCGAGGACCTGGCCACCCGGGCCGCCGACCAGGAGGACGGCGAGGCGCCGGAAGCGGAAGCAGTGGAAGCGACAGCCGAAGAAAGCACGGCCCCGGTGGACGAGACAGCCGAAGACGCACCGGCGGACGTGCGGGAGGAGGCCCGGCAGCCCACGGGCCCGGCCGCGCCGCCCTACGACGACGCCGAACGCGAGGCCGTCCTCAAGGTCATGCGCGAGCGCCGCGACATCCGCAACGGCTTCCGCAGCGACCCGATCCCGCACGACGTGCTGCTCCGCGTCCTGGAGGCCGCCCACACGGCACCCTCCGTCGGCCACTCGCAGCCCTGGGACTTCGTCGTCATCCGGTCCGCCGAGACGCGCCGCACGATGCACGAACTCGCCCAGCGCCAGCGCGAGGCGTACGCGAAGTCGCTGCCGAAGGGCCGGGCGAAGCAGTTCAAGGAACTGAAGATCGAGGCGATCCTCGACACCCCGGTGAACATCGTCGTCACCGCCGACCCCACCCGGGGCGGCCGGCACACCCTGGGCCGCCACACCCAGCCGCAGATGGCCCCGTACTCCTCCGCCCTCGCGGTCGAGAACCTCTGGCTCGCGGCCCGCGCCGAGGGCCTCGGCGTCGGCTGGGTCAGCTTCTTCGACGAGCGCGAGATGGTCCGTGCCCTCGGCCTGCCCGAGCACCTGGAGGTCGTGGCGTACCTGTGCGTCGGGTACGTCGACGAGTTCCCGGCGGAGCCCGAGCTGATGCAGGCGGGCTGGGCCAAGCGCCGCCCGCTCTCCTGGGTCGTCCACGAGGAGACGTACGGCCGCCGCGCCCTGCCCGGCGCCGAGCCGCACGACCTGCTCGCCGAGACCGTCGCCGGCATCCGCCCGCTGGACGCCAAGGCGCTCGGCGAGGCGTGGGAGCGCCAGAAGCGCATGACCAAGCCGGCCGGCGCCCTCGGCATGCTGGAGATCATCTCCGCCCAGCTGTCCGGCCTGTCCAGGCAGTGCCCGCCGCCCATCCCGGAGCCCGCGGCCGTCGCGATCTTCGCGGGCGACCACGGCGTCCACGCCCAGGGCGTCACCCCCTGGCCCCAGGAGGTGACGGCCCAGATGGTCGCCAACTTCCTGGGCGGGGGTGCCGTCTGCAACGCCTTCGCCGCCCAGGTGGGCGCCGAGGTCTGCGTCGTGGACGTCGGCGTGGCGAGTGACCTCCCGGCCACCCCGGGGCTGCTGCCGCGCAAGATCCGCGCCGGTACGTCCGACATGACCACCGGCCCCGCGATGACCCGCGAAGAGGCAAAGCAGGCCATCGAGGTGGGCATCGAGACGGCCCGCGACCTGGTCGCGGCCGGCAACAAGGCGCTCCTCACGGGCGAGATGGGCATCGCCAACACCACCGCCTCCGCCGCCCTGATCTCCGTCTTCACCGGCGCCGACCCCTCCGAGGTCACCGGCCGGGGCACGGGCATCAACGACGAGACCCTCGCCCGCAAGACGGACGTCGTACGCCGCGCCATCGAGCTGCACGAGCCCGACCCGGCCGACCCCATCGGCGTCCTGGCGGCGATGGGCGGCTTCGAACACGCCGCCATCGTCGGTCTCCTCCTCGGCGGCGCCTCCCTGCGTACGCCGGTGATCCTCGACGGCGTCAGCGCCGGCGCCGCCGCGCTGGTGGCCCGTGCCATCGCCCCCGAGGTCCTCGCCGCCTGCATCGCCGGCCACCGCAGTGCCGAGCCCGGCCATGTGGCCGCCCTGCAGAAACTGGGTCTGCGCCCGCTGGTCGACCTCGACCTCCGCCTCGGCGAGGGCACCGGCGCCCTCCTCGCCCTCCCGGTCGTCCAGAGCGCGGCCAGGGCGATGCACGAGGTGGCGACGTTCGACTCGGCGGGGGTGACCGAGAAGTAGCAGGGGGAAGCGGGCGCCGGGCGCGCCACCGGCCCGGGGGCGGTCGCGCCCACCGGCCCGCATCCCGCTCCGGCGGCTCAGCCGGTGCACCTGCTGAGCCCCACTCCCCGTCCGCCCCTTAGAATCCGCACGTCAGGGCACACTCCAAAGCCGCAGTGGCCCGCCTCGCACGCCGCCAGCCCGAGGAGCCGCACCCTCATGGCCGAACACCCCGCCTACCCCGTAGGCCTCCGCCTCACCGGCCGCCGAGTGGTCGTCATCGGCGGCGGCCAGGTCGCCCAACGCCGCCTCCCCGCCCTCATCGCGGCCGGCGCCGACATCGTCCTCGTGTCCCCGAGCGCCACCCCCTCCGTGGAGGCGATGGCGGACGCGGGCGAGCTGACCTGGGAGCGGCGCAGGTACGCGGAGGGCGACCTCGCCGAGGCCTGGTACGTCCTGATCGCCACCGGCGACCCGGTGGCGAACGCCCGCGCGTCCGCCGAGGCGGAGCGCCACCGCATCTGGTGCGTCCGCTCCGACAGCGCGGAGGAGGCCACCGCCTGGACCCCGGCGACCGGCCACAGCGAGGGCGTCACGGTCGCCGTGCTCACCGCCAACGCCCAGGAGCGCGACCCCCGCCACACCGCCGCGATCCGCGACGCGGTCGTCGAGGGCCTGCGGGACGGCACCCTCGTGGCCCCCCACCACCGCACCCGCACCCCCGGTGTCTCCCTCGTCGGCGGCGGCCCCGGCGACCCGGACCTGATCACCGTGCGCGGCCGCCGCCTCCTCGCCGAGGCCGATGTCGTCATCGCCGACCGCCTCGGCCCCCGCGACCTCCTCGCCGAACTCCCGCCGCACGTCGAGGTGATCGACGCGGCGAAGATTCCGTACGGCCGCTTCATGGCCCAGGAGGCGATCAACAACGCGCTGATCGAGCACGCCAAGCAGGGCAAGTCGGTCGTGCGCCTCAAGGGCGGCGACCCGTACGTGTTCGGCCGCGGCATGGAGGAACTGCACGCGCTCGCCGAGGCCGGCATCCCGTGCACGGTCGTCCCCGGCATCTCCAGTTCGATCTCCGTCCCGAGCGCGGCCGGCATCCCGGTCACCCACCGGGGTGTCGCGCACGAGTTCACCGTGGTCAGCGGCCATGTGGCCCCCGACGACGAGCGCTCCCTCGTCGACTGGCCCGCCCTCGCCCGGCTGACCGGCACCCTGGTGATCCTGATGGGCGTCGACAAGATCGGCCGGATCGCCGAGACCCTGGTGGCGCACGGGAGGTCCCCGGACACCCCGGTCGCCCTGGTCCAGGAGGGCACCACGGCCGCCCAGCGCCGGGTGGACGCCACCCTCGCCACGGTCGCCGAGACGGTGCGTGCGCAAGGGGTCAAGCCGCCGGCCGTGATCGTGATCGGCGAGGTCGTGAAGGTGGGGCCCGGGCCGGACGCATGACACCGGGCGATGACCCCGGACCGTGCGGAGCGGAACCGTAACCACCGGTAACCCGACCCGTCCCCAGCCGTTGGCACCACACCCAGGACAAGGCAGTATCACCCTGTGGCCGATCTCATCACCGTTGACGACCCCGACGACCCGCGCCTGCGCGACTACACCGGCCTGACCGACGTGGAGCTGCGCCGACGGCGCGAACCCGCCGAGGGCCTGTTCATCGCCGAGGGCGAGAAGGTCATCAGACGGGCCAAGGAAGCCGGCTACGAGATGCGCTCCATGCTGCTCTCCGCCAAGTGGGTCGACGTCATGCGCGACGTCATCGACGAACTCCCGGCCCCCGTCTACGCGGTCAGCCCCGAACTCGCCGAACAGGTCACCGGGTACCACGTGCACCGCGGCGCCCTCGCCTCGATGCAGCGCAGGCCCCTGCCGACGGCCGACCAACTCCTGGGCGCCGCCCGCCGGGTCGTCATCATGGAGTCGGTCAACGACCACACCAACATCGGCGCGATCTTCCGCTCGGCCGCCGCCCTCGGCATGGACGCGGTCCTGCTCTCCCCGGACTGCGCCGACCCGCTCTACCGCCGCAGCGTCAAGGTCTCCATGGGAGCGGTCTTCTCCGTGCCCTACGCCCGCCTGGACGCCTGGCCCAAGGGCCTCGACGCGGTCCGCGACGCCGGCTTCACCCTGCTCGCCCTCACCCCGGACGAGAAGGCGAAGTCCCTCGACGAGACCGCCCCGCACCGCATGGACCGCGTCGCCCTGATGCTCGGCGCCGAGGGAGACGGCCTCTCCACCAAGGCCCTCATGTCCGCCGACGAATGGGTCCGCATCCCCATGGCCCACGGAGTCGACTCCCTCAACGTGGGCGCGGCGGCGGCAGTGGCCTTCTACGCGGTGGCGACGGGACGGCCGCGGAACTAGCGCCCCGGGCCGGGTCCTAGGGGACCAGGGCCGACCCCGCCGAACCCCCGCCGTCCCGCTCCACGACCGGCTGCTCCTGGCGGACGCCGTCACCGAGCCCCCGGGACGGCCCCTGGCACCCCTGCGCCGTGGCGATCCCGAGCGCGGCGAGCAGCGTCACCACGACGAACACGAAAAGCCGCTGCCGCAGCAGCCGCGGATTGGCGGGCCGTCGCCCGGTCCCGTTGGTCCGGGGCCCCGGCCGCCCCGCGCCACTGCGCGGAGCGGGCCGCTTCCCGGACCCCGTGGTGTTGCGCGGTGGCAGGGGACGAGCCCCCGAACGCGCCCCGCCGGCCCCCGTCCGCGCCCCGCTCCCACCCGCCCGGGAGCCGCCCCCGGTCCGGGGAGCCTGTGCACCGGCCGTGCCCGGCCTGCCGGGCTGTGTCCCCCGCGGCTCCGGCGGCTGGCGCAGGGTGCGCTGCTCGACGTACTGCTCCGCGAGCCGCCCCGAGGAGCGGTCCGGATCCGTGCGCGGCGCGGGCGGCCGCATGTCGGACAGGCCCTGTGCCTCACGGGCGGCGATCTCCTTGAGCCGCAGCGACAGTTGCAGCGTGCTGGGCCGCTCCTCCGGGTCCTTCGCCAGACAGGCGCGGACGAGGGGGGCGAGCGCGTCGGGCACCCCGCGCAGCTGCGCCTCCTCGTGCACCACCCGGTAGAGCATGACCTCCGAACTGCCGTGTCCGAAGGGCGAGTCGGAGGTCGCCGCGTAGGCGAGCGTGGCGCCGAGGGAGAAGACGTCGGTGGCCGGCGTGACGGCGGCCCCGCGCACCTGTTCGGGCGCCAGGAAGCCGGGCGACCCCACGGCCGTACCGACATGGGTCAGGGTCGAGGCCCCGGTCGCCCACGCGATACCGAAGTCGATGATCCGCGGCCCCTTGGGGGACAGCAGGATGTTGGAGGGCTTGAGATCACGGTGTACGACACCGGCCTCGTGCACGGCCACGAGCCCCTCGGAGAGGGCGGCGCCGACGGCGGCCACGTCGGCCGCCGACATGGGCCCCTCATCGGCGACCTTGTCGTGCAGCGAGGGCCCCGGCACGTACTGCGTGGCGAACCACGGCCGGTCCGCGTCCAGATCGGCGGCGACCAGCCGGGCCGTGCACCCGCCCCTGATCCGCCGCGCCGCCGACACCTCGCGCGCGAACCGGGACCGGAACTCCTGATCCTCCGCCAGGTCCGGCCGGATGACCTTGAGCGCGACGCGCTGTCCACGCCGGTCGGAGCCCAGGTAGACGACGCCCATTCCCCCCGCGCCGAGCCGTCTGTGGATCCTGAACGAGCCGACGACGCGCGGGTCCTCGCGCCTCAGGCGCATCATCGCCATGTTCATCCCCGCTGCCCGTTCCGTCTGACGAGCCACAGCTTACGTTTCCACGGCCGGGCGTGCGCAGAGGCCGCGCCCTCACGACCCGACGGATTGTCAGTGCCGAATGAGAAACTTGAAGAGGAGTCAGGGAACAGGAGTTCGGGGCGTTGTTGGGCTCCCCTTGATCCCAACCAGCCACCGCAGAAGGGGGATTGAACCCGTGAAGGGTGACCGAGTGGAGATCGTCGTGGACGCCGGGGACACGACGCGCACGTACGAGGTGATCGCGAGCAGGGCGGGCCGCCGGGTGGAGACGGCGGTGCGACGGGGCGTGGTGGAAGTGAGCGAAGTCACCCGGAACGGCTCCGTGGTGCGGACGGCCCGGTTCATGGCGAACCGGGTCCTCGCGCTGGTCGAGCAGCCGGTGCCCCGCGAGGACGGCTCGGAGCGGAACGGGTAGCAGATGGGGCAGACCGGGCGTCCCCTCCGGGAAGACCCCGAGACCTGGGACCCCGTCTCCACCCTGGGGAGTACACCGAGGGTCCTCGCTCATCCTCCGGGAGGCCCGGCAATCGGTACGAGGGCATGACGACCCCGACCCGCCACCCGCCTAGATTTGAGGTCAAGCGGCGGGTGCAGCACTCGTCCCCCGAGGTCAGACACCCGCCGCTGCCAACGACAAGCAACATCGACAAGAAGGTCAGAGGAGGGACCATGGCCCACACGGCACCGCGGACCGCGATCCGCACACGGGAGCGCAGGACGTTCACCGCCGACCGTCGTCCGGGCCGTCGTCACCCCTTGGTGGCGACCGCGATGGTCCTCCCTCTGGCGGCCCTGCTCGTGTACGCCTTCGGCGGCTGGGAAGCAGTGGTCACACAAGCGTCGTCCGTGGGTGTGATGCTGGGGCGCTGAGCGGCGACCCCAGGCCCGGAAGAGCGGTCCGGGCGGGGACATCCATCCATGAAACCCCGTGGGGACGGGGGTGCGGCGGACGGCAAAAGACGCCCGCGCAGCTGGGGAGCTGCGCGGGCGTTGCCTTTTTCCGGAGCCCCCCACCGAGAGCGCTCGTGCCGACGGGTCAGGGCGGGCACGACGGCTCCTCGTGACCACCGGGCCCGGAATCCTCTCCCGGCCCCTCCGGCCGGGCGCACCGGGGCCGTAGGCTCACGTGCAGCGCCGTAGCCGAGCAGGGGGACCCATGACGACCACAGCCGACGCCGGCGTGCTGCCCGCCCTCAGGGCCAGGGTGCGCGGCACGGCCCACCCCGGGTCCGCCCCCTGTTCCCACCCGGACTCGGTCCTCGCGGAACGCCCCGACGGCACGGTCGTCCGTCACGCCGACACCGTGGCCAAGGCCCACGCCCCCGGCACCGACCCCGCCCACCTGACCCTCCGCCTGACCGTCGCCGCGGCCCACCCGGACACCCTGCTCGCCCCACTCCGTCCGACCCCGGCCGCCCTCCACGACCGCCTCGTCACGTTCTGGCCGTACGGCACCCCGGTCGACCCCGAGGCCCCGGAGGCCGCTCCCTGGGAGGCGGCGGCCACCCTCCTCGCCCGCCTCCACCGGCAGCAGCCGCCGCCGGGCCTGCCGCCCATGCGCGGCCCGGCCAAGGCCGCCCAGGCCGTCGCCCGCCTGAAAGCCACCGCACCCCACCACCCCGCCACGCCCTCGGTACTGCGCGCCTGGCGCACCCTTCCCGCCTGGGCCAGGGCCGAGGCCCCCATGCCCGGCACGGGCACCCTCTGCCACGGCGATCTGCACCTCGGCCAGCTCGTCCGGCATCCCGCGGGCACGGGCCCCTGGCGGCTCATCGACGTCGACGACCTGGGCGTGGGCGTCCCCGCCTGGGACCTCGCCCGCCCCGCCGCCTGGTACGCCTGCGGCCTCCTTTTGCCCGAGGAGTGGACCCGCTTCCTGAGCGCCTACCGGGGGGCCGACGGCCCGGCCGTCCCCGCGCACGGCGACCCCTGGCCGGTACTGGACGTGCCGGCCCGCGCACTCACCGTGCAGACCGCGG is drawn from Streptomyces bottropensis ATCC 25435 and contains these coding sequences:
- a CDS encoding MetQ/NlpA family ABC transporter substrate-binding protein, which encodes MRNTVKFTTAALAAGALTLGLTACGADKDDNASDTSGPLVVAASPTPHADILGFVKDHLAKDAGLELEVKEFSDYVLQNPATQDGSVDANYFQNQPYLDDYNKKNGTSIVPVVTVHLEPLGLYSRKVKSKDGLKSGATIAVPNDTVNEARALKLLDSAGIITLKEGVGTDATPADITANPKKLTFKELEAAQTPRSLDDVDAAVINGNYALEADLSPADDALAVEPAKNNPNGNFLAVKEGSEDDPRVKKLAKLLTSDEVRKFIEDKWSNGSVLPSF
- a CDS encoding GNAT family N-acetyltransferase, with protein sequence MMSTFPDISINTDRLVLRPFDEDDIQAFTEMMNDEQVMAWTDVPQPFTEREARTWITEYAPTERTSGRGLDLAVTEFLTQRLVGVIQLTKTDWHVRATELSYVVAPWARGEGYASEAALATAQWLFREQKFERIELRTAADNTASQQVAQKIGCISEGVLRNACIARTRTAEDGWTEVRTDFIVWSLLPEDIEGVSQELADSGGYGAYSDWN
- the cbiE gene encoding precorrin-6y C5,15-methyltransferase (decarboxylating) subunit CbiE, giving the protein MADRVTVIGWDGSPLTAAARSALAAATLVAGAAHHLALPEVPPPAERIRLGSVALAARRIAGHRGTAVVLADGDPGFFGVVRTLRSPEFGLEVEVVPGVSSVAAAFARAGMPWDDAEVVVAHRRTLRRAVNVCRAHTKVAVLTSPGAGPAELGLLLDGVHRTFVVCEELGTERERVTVLTSDKAVDRTWRDPNLVIVIGGHASAAEGGGWLAGRDPGGGPRGWALPSAVYGGALGEGEAELLRSSQLARLGPRVGDLVWDIGSGSGAFATEAARCGAAVIAVDRDPEACGRTTLAARRFGVQLQVVHGAAPHVLENLPEPDVVRVGGGGAAVVSAVADRRPRCIVTHALTRPAAERVGRDLNEHGYEVRCDFVQSVELDTRAWTERERSVAFLLSGTLPEHSL